From the Leptolyngbya sp. O-77 genome, one window contains:
- a CDS encoding metal-dependent hydrolase family protein: MNFPNPGINRVVFQNVRVFDGTSPRLSGPTNVLVIDNKIERISTSPIPVPADLRTLLINGEGKVLMPGLIDAHAHLFLEGVAGQAALFEAGAGGDALVQRVFRAAAESSTQMLMNGFTSARDMAGPVFDLKKAIDQGQLAGPRLWPSGAMISQTSGHGDFRTLDELPRTPTSELSLAEKYGVGAIADGVPEVLRATREQLMRGATQIKLAAGGGVASVYDPLDVSQYTEDEFRAAVDAAADWNTYVTVHAYTPRAIQTAIRAGVKCIEHGQLMDEPTARLMAEKGVWLSMQPFLDDEDANPYPEGSDSRRKQLQVAQGTDIAYGLAKKYNIKTAWGTDILYDPEKTARRGRLLSKMVRWYTPAEVLKMATHDNAELLAMAGPRNPYPGKLGVVEEGALADLLLVNGDPLENIRLIDNPAENFLVIMKDGKIYKNLLS, from the coding sequence ATGAACTTTCCAAATCCGGGCATCAATCGCGTTGTGTTTCAAAATGTGCGGGTGTTTGATGGCACGTCTCCCCGGCTGTCGGGCCCGACTAATGTATTAGTCATTGACAACAAGATTGAGCGTATTTCCACTTCGCCAATTCCGGTTCCTGCCGATCTCCGTACCCTCCTGATCAACGGGGAAGGCAAAGTGCTGATGCCAGGATTGATCGATGCCCATGCTCACCTGTTTCTGGAAGGGGTTGCGGGTCAGGCGGCTCTGTTCGAGGCGGGGGCTGGGGGAGATGCCTTGGTTCAGCGGGTGTTTCGGGCTGCGGCTGAGAGTTCTACTCAGATGCTGATGAACGGGTTCACGAGTGCGCGGGACATGGCGGGGCCGGTGTTTGATCTGAAAAAGGCGATCGATCAGGGTCAACTCGCGGGGCCGCGACTCTGGCCGTCGGGCGCGATGATTTCTCAAACGTCGGGTCATGGGGACTTTCGCACGCTGGATGAACTGCCCCGAACGCCGACTTCGGAACTGAGTCTGGCTGAGAAATATGGCGTGGGGGCGATCGCCGATGGTGTGCCCGAAGTCCTTCGGGCAACCCGTGAGCAGCTAATGCGGGGAGCCACTCAAATCAAGCTGGCGGCAGGTGGCGGTGTGGCTTCGGTCTATGACCCCCTCGATGTATCCCAATACACCGAGGATGAATTTCGCGCTGCCGTGGATGCGGCCGCAGATTGGAACACCTACGTCACGGTTCATGCCTACACGCCAAGAGCAATTCAGACTGCGATTCGAGCTGGGGTGAAGTGTATTGAACATGGTCAGTTGATGGATGAGCCAACGGCCAGACTGATGGCCGAAAAGGGAGTCTGGCTGAGTATGCAGCCCTTTCTAGATGACGAAGATGCCAACCCCTATCCCGAAGGCAGTGACAGCCGCAGGAAGCAGTTGCAAGTAGCACAGGGTACTGATATCGCCTATGGGCTAGCCAAGAAATACAACATCAAAACTGCTTGGGGAACCGACATCCTGTATGACCCTGAAAAAACGGCTCGACGGGGCAGGCTGCTGTCAAAAATGGTGCGCTGGTATACGCCCGCGGAAGTGCTGAAGATGGCAACGCACGACAATGCCGAACTGCTGGCGATGGCCGGGCCGCGCAATCCCTATCCAGGCAAGCTCGGTGTGGTCGAGGAGGGCGCTCTGGCAGATTTGCTGCTGGTGAATGGCGACCCTCTGGAAAACATTCGGCTGATTGATAATCCTGCTGAAAACTTCCTGGTGATTATGAAAGACGGCAAGATTTACAAGAATCTGCTGAGCTAA
- the recO gene encoding DNA repair protein RecO, with translation MPKLSRPYAPITSLPRYSISLPMSGTYKTVGINLKGMPMGESDRLLTVLTREHGLIRVVAPGSRKHESSLRGRSGLFVVNQLLIAKGRTLDKIIQAEGVESFTGLSQDLRKLTAGQYLAELALCQALSNQPQDELFTQLSESLRRIEQLPASATLPCLVQATYQLLKLAGVAPQVHDCCVTQQPIAPPSGMSPEARGEWRAGFHAAAGGVVCWEVLSRMEPGEILSENPQDSQNPHDPALASTTAVLENRESLNAAVRSKPKPIKKVKASSNSMTPAAKSPATLAEPEGRYAIARSRPQSTAGSRLGTPISAAELAVLQRLGDSALIAMWLQADRSPAVASPWDSHPPHEVWMRVERLLRHYAQYHFDRPIQSAALIETCFAAVSPLSCSPTQDATD, from the coding sequence ATGCCGAAGCTTTCACGCCCCTATGCCCCCATTACCTCGCTGCCCCGTTACTCTATTTCTCTCCCTATGAGCGGCACCTACAAGACCGTTGGAATCAATCTCAAAGGAATGCCGATGGGCGAGAGCGATCGCCTTTTGACGGTGCTGACTCGCGAACATGGGCTGATTCGGGTCGTAGCTCCCGGATCGCGCAAACACGAATCCAGCCTGCGGGGACGCAGCGGACTGTTTGTGGTGAATCAACTGCTGATTGCCAAGGGCCGGACTCTAGACAAGATTATTCAGGCAGAGGGAGTCGAGTCTTTCACGGGGCTGAGCCAGGATTTGCGAAAACTCACTGCGGGGCAATATCTAGCAGAACTGGCGCTATGTCAGGCCCTCAGCAATCAGCCCCAGGATGAGCTGTTTACTCAGCTCAGTGAATCCCTCCGCCGCATCGAGCAGTTGCCCGCCAGCGCTACGCTGCCCTGCCTAGTGCAGGCAACCTATCAACTGCTAAAACTGGCGGGCGTTGCACCGCAGGTTCATGACTGTTGCGTGACCCAGCAGCCGATTGCGCCTCCTAGTGGGATGAGTCCTGAAGCGAGGGGTGAATGGCGGGCGGGATTTCACGCAGCAGCCGGCGGGGTGGTGTGCTGGGAGGTGCTGTCTCGAATGGAGCCTGGGGAGATTCTCTCTGAAAATCCACAGGATTCGCAAAATCCGCATGACCCCGCCCTAGCATCGACGACCGCTGTGCTTGAGAATAGAGAGAGCCTGAATGCTGCTGTTCGATCCAAGCCAAAGCCCATTAAGAAGGTCAAGGCATCCAGCAATTCTATGACTCCCGCAGCAAAAAGCCCTGCTACGCTGGCAGAACCGGAAGGACGATATGCGATCGCCCGCTCCCGGCCTCAATCCACCGCCGGGTCTCGCTTGGGCACGCCCATCTCAGCCGCCGAGCTTGCAGTTTTACAGCGCCTTGGCGACTCGGCGTTGATTGCAATGTGGCTCCAGGCAGATAGGTCGCCAGCGGTCGCTTCTCCGTGGGATAGTCATCCCCCTCATGAAGTCTGGATGCGGGTGGAACGACTGCTGCGCCATTACGCCCAGTACCATTTTGACCGTCCGATTCAGTCAGCCGCCCTAATCGAGACCTGCTTCGCGGCTGTTTCGCCCCTGTCCTGTTCTCCTACGCAAGATGCAACGGATTGA
- a CDS encoding DUF4089 domain-containing protein, translated as MFSADSADSIDLERYAEQTAALIGLPIPPDCKPGVIANLERTAAIAQLVLEFPLSPEAESAAVFVPIGGGTGGVTG; from the coding sequence ATGTTCTCTGCCGACTCTGCCGACTCTATTGATTTGGAACGCTACGCTGAACAGACTGCCGCCCTCATTGGTCTGCCCATTCCCCCTGACTGTAAACCTGGTGTGATTGCCAATCTAGAACGCACCGCGGCGATCGCCCAGTTGGTCTTAGAGTTTCCCCTGTCGCCAGAGGCGGAGAGTGCGGCGGTGTTTGTGCCGATTGGAGGCGGAACTGGTGGCGTGACGGGGTAA
- the deoC gene encoding deoxyribose-phosphate aldolase, producing MPGSHSDIDLAAFIDQALLSPVATSEQVAECCEAADRFNFAAVCVFPVHVRQAVSLLHHKSPQVCAVIGFPTGASTSTTKLYEAQEATENGATELDVVINLGWLREGKTDALHRELAEICEATGQPVKAILELGLLTPAEKRLAAEICMDAGAAYLKTSTGWNGGATVADVRLLKEIVRDRIGIKASGGIRTAEQALDLIRAGATRIGTSRGPELVQQFDTLDQGG from the coding sequence ATGCCAGGTTCTCACTCCGATATCGACCTCGCCGCGTTTATTGATCAGGCGCTGCTCAGCCCAGTGGCCACGTCTGAGCAAGTCGCCGAGTGTTGCGAAGCCGCTGACCGCTTTAATTTCGCAGCGGTGTGCGTGTTTCCAGTCCATGTCCGGCAGGCGGTGTCTCTGCTGCACCACAAATCGCCCCAGGTTTGCGCCGTGATTGGCTTTCCGACAGGTGCTTCCACCTCAACCACCAAGCTGTATGAAGCTCAGGAAGCCACCGAAAATGGCGCAACCGAACTGGACGTGGTGATTAATCTGGGCTGGCTGCGGGAAGGCAAAACCGACGCGCTGCACCGGGAACTGGCAGAAATTTGCGAGGCAACGGGGCAACCGGTCAAGGCAATTCTGGAATTGGGACTGCTGACTCCGGCAGAAAAGCGGCTGGCGGCAGAAATCTGTATGGACGCAGGCGCAGCCTATTTGAAAACCAGCACGGGCTGGAATGGGGGCGCAACGGTCGCCGATGTGCGCCTGCTGAAGGAGATTGTGCGCGATCGCATTGGCATTAAAGCCTCCGGCGGCATCCGCACGGCTGAGCAAGCCCTTGACCTGATCCGGGCAGGAGCCACCCGCATCGGCACCTCTCGCGGCCCAGAACTCGTCCAGCAGTTTGATACCCTGGATCAAGGGGGTTGA
- a CDS encoding glycosyltransferase family 4 protein has translation MHIAWLGKKSPFCGNVTYGREVTNALLERGHQVSFLHFAQEEFPPESQAEPPEEIQEELQEVSIPCLYKSQIYTIPSPKSSKVLTQALQRLKPDLVHASLTLSPLDFVLPEICEELNLPLVSTFHPPFDRKRRNLTSGTQHLMYQLYAPFLAHYHQVIIFSEIQRELLVRLGVPDNRLAVIPNGVDVEKYSPGPSNIKAELDARRLFVYQGRIATEKNVEALLKAWKQSEMPPGSKLAIVGNGPLAPTLRPFYGEDLGIVWLGFVADEQRRIEILRGADVFILPSLVEGLSLSLLEAMACGVACMATDAGADGEVLEAGAGIVLSTQRVLSQLQTLLPLFGDHPEMTLLLGQKARQRVLDRYTLSRNISRLEDLYRQVLAQHRTQLISSPPSIQRNWYGH, from the coding sequence ATGCATATTGCTTGGCTCGGTAAGAAATCTCCCTTCTGTGGCAATGTCACCTATGGGCGCGAAGTCACCAACGCGCTCCTGGAGAGGGGGCATCAGGTTAGCTTTCTCCACTTTGCCCAGGAGGAATTCCCTCCAGAATCTCAGGCAGAGCCTCCGGAGGAAATCCAGGAAGAACTTCAAGAAGTCTCTATTCCTTGTCTCTACAAGTCACAGATTTATACCATTCCCTCGCCCAAGTCGAGCAAAGTGCTGACCCAAGCGCTCCAGCGGCTCAAGCCTGACCTAGTTCATGCGTCGCTAACGCTCTCGCCGCTGGATTTCGTGCTGCCAGAAATTTGCGAAGAGCTAAACCTACCGCTAGTCTCCACATTTCACCCACCCTTTGACCGCAAGCGCCGCAACCTGACATCGGGCACCCAGCACTTGATGTATCAGCTCTACGCGCCATTTCTGGCCCACTACCACCAGGTCATCATTTTCTCTGAAATTCAGCGCGAATTGCTGGTGCGGCTGGGAGTTCCGGATAACCGTTTGGCGGTGATTCCCAACGGTGTAGACGTGGAGAAATATTCACCCGGCCCGTCGAACATCAAAGCAGAACTGGATGCCCGTCGCCTGTTTGTTTATCAGGGACGCATTGCAACCGAAAAGAACGTAGAAGCGCTGCTCAAGGCCTGGAAACAATCGGAAATGCCCCCCGGCAGCAAACTGGCGATCGTGGGCAACGGGCCGCTTGCGCCGACGCTGCGCCCGTTTTATGGTGAAGACTTAGGCATTGTATGGCTGGGCTTTGTTGCCGATGAGCAGCGGCGCATTGAAATCCTGCGGGGAGCCGATGTGTTCATTCTGCCTTCTCTAGTGGAAGGTCTGTCGCTGTCGCTGCTGGAGGCAATGGCCTGCGGGGTGGCCTGTATGGCAACGGATGCTGGGGCCGACGGCGAAGTGCTGGAGGCAGGCGCGGGCATCGTCCTCAGCACTCAGCGCGTACTGTCTCAGTTGCAAACGCTGCTACCGCTGTTTGGCGATCATCCCGAAATGACACTGCTGCTGGGGCAAAAGGCCCGCCAGCGCGTGCTAGACCGCTACACCCTCAGCCGCAACATCAGCCGACTCGAAGATCTGTATCGACAGGTGCTAGCCCAGCATCGAACTCAGCTGATCTCGTCGCCCCCATCGATTCAGCGAAACTGGTATGGCCACTAG
- the glyA gene encoding serine hydroxymethyltransferase: protein MTQTNWDLLVETDPLVAGLIQKELKRQQDHLELIASENFTSAAVLAAQGSVLTNKYAEGLPGKRYYGGCEFVDEVEQLAIDRAKQLFGAAHANVQPHSGAQANMAVFLTLLEPGDTFMGMDLSHGGHLTHGSPVNVSGKWFKACHYGVNRDTEQLDFDEIREVALHHRPKLIICGYSAYPRVIDFEKFRAIADEVGAYLLADIAHIAGLVATGHHPSPIPHCDVVTTTTHKTLRGPRGGLILTRDAELGKKLDKSVFPGTQGGPLEHVIAGKAVAFGEALQPSFSTYSGQVIQNAKAMAAQLQARGLKLVSNGTDNHLMLVDLRSIGMTGKVADQLVSGVRITANKNTVPFDPESPFVTSGLRLGSPAMTTRGMGTAEFTEIANIISDRLLNPEDESVAQTCRDRIAALCSCFPLYPHLSAPVPALV, encoded by the coding sequence GTGACTCAAACAAACTGGGATCTTTTAGTAGAAACCGATCCGCTAGTGGCAGGCCTGATTCAAAAAGAGCTAAAGCGCCAGCAAGACCATCTAGAGCTAATCGCCAGCGAAAACTTCACTTCAGCGGCAGTGCTGGCGGCGCAGGGGTCTGTATTGACGAATAAGTATGCGGAAGGGCTGCCGGGCAAGCGCTATTACGGCGGGTGCGAGTTTGTGGACGAAGTGGAGCAACTGGCAATCGACCGAGCCAAGCAGCTTTTTGGCGCAGCCCATGCCAACGTGCAGCCGCACTCCGGCGCACAGGCAAATATGGCGGTGTTTCTGACGCTGCTGGAACCGGGCGACACGTTTATGGGTATGGATCTGTCTCACGGCGGCCACCTGACCCACGGTTCGCCGGTGAACGTGTCGGGCAAGTGGTTTAAGGCGTGTCACTATGGCGTGAACCGCGACACCGAGCAGCTTGATTTTGACGAAATCCGGGAGGTGGCGCTGCACCACCGTCCCAAGCTGATTATTTGCGGCTATTCGGCCTATCCCCGCGTGATCGATTTTGAGAAATTCCGGGCGATCGCCGATGAGGTTGGAGCCTACCTGCTGGCCGATATCGCCCACATCGCCGGCCTCGTCGCCACGGGCCACCACCCCAGCCCCATTCCCCACTGCGATGTCGTCACCACTACAACGCACAAAACCTTGCGCGGGCCTCGCGGCGGCCTCATTCTCACCCGCGATGCCGAACTGGGCAAGAAGCTGGACAAGTCTGTTTTTCCGGGAACCCAGGGTGGGCCGCTGGAACATGTCATCGCGGGCAAAGCCGTGGCCTTTGGCGAAGCGCTCCAGCCCAGCTTCAGCACCTATTCGGGGCAGGTGATTCAAAACGCCAAGGCAATGGCCGCCCAACTCCAGGCACGGGGACTGAAGCTGGTGTCGAACGGCACGGACAACCACCTGATGCTAGTCGATCTGCGCTCGATTGGTATGACGGGTAAAGTGGCCGACCAACTGGTGAGCGGTGTCCGCATTACCGCCAACAAAAACACCGTCCCCTTCGACCCCGAATCGCCCTTCGTCACCAGCGGTTTGCGGCTGGGTTCCCCCGCCATGACCACTCGCGGCATGGGCACGGCAGAATTCACCGAGATTGCCAATATTATCAGCGATCGCCTCTTAAACCCAGAGGACGAAAGCGTAGCCCAAACCTGCCGCGATCGCATCGCTGCTTTGTGCAGTTGCTTCCCGCTTTACCCGCATCTCAGTGCCCCAGTGCCTGCGCTGGTGTAA
- a CDS encoding Asp-tRNA(Asn)/Glu-tRNA(Gln) amidotransferase GatCAB subunit A, which yields MFDLSHADATAIATAVRAQKLTAETVVRAALAQIDALDGKLNAFTDVLREQALQEAVAVDRAIAAGQDPGPLAGVPFAVKNLLDIAGVVTLAGSKINRDKPPASTDATTVAALRKAGAVLLGGLNMDEYAYGFVTENSHYGATHNPHDLSRVAGGSSGGSAAAVAGGLVPLSLGSDTNGSIRVPAAFCGIFGLKPTYGRVSRAGSALFCASLDHIGPFARSVRDIALSFDLMHGPDPRDPVCSSRPAEPTLSQLDRGIDGLRIAVADGYFATGGQPEVFAAVETVARALGATERIILPEAHRARAAAYLITTCEGSNLHLPNLKTRPHDFDPATRDRFLSGALIPASWYLQAQRFRRWYGDRLAELFQHVDLILAPTTPCAAPLIGQETITLGGQEMLTRPNLGLYTQPLSFIGLPILSVPVQQSGGLPLGVQIIAAPYNESLVLRAGAFLEQAGVVAAPVARV from the coding sequence ATGTTCGACCTTTCCCATGCCGATGCAACGGCGATCGCCACTGCGGTTCGCGCCCAGAAACTCACTGCTGAGACGGTAGTGAGGGCTGCGCTGGCGCAGATTGATGCGCTGGATGGCAAGCTGAATGCTTTTACTGACGTGCTGCGGGAGCAGGCGTTGCAGGAGGCAGTGGCCGTGGATAGGGCGATCGCCGCTGGGCAAGATCCGGGGCCCCTGGCAGGCGTGCCCTTTGCAGTCAAAAACCTGCTGGATATTGCAGGGGTCGTCACGCTGGCAGGCTCCAAAATCAACCGCGACAAGCCCCCAGCCTCGACGGATGCGACAACTGTGGCTGCCCTGCGAAAAGCGGGCGCGGTGCTGCTGGGCGGGCTGAATATGGACGAATACGCCTATGGGTTTGTGACGGAAAACAGCCACTACGGCGCAACGCATAATCCCCACGACCTGAGCCGGGTCGCAGGCGGATCGTCTGGCGGGTCGGCGGCGGCGGTGGCGGGCGGGCTAGTGCCCCTCTCGCTGGGGTCAGATACAAACGGATCAATCCGCGTTCCGGCAGCGTTTTGCGGCATTTTTGGGCTAAAGCCGACCTATGGACGAGTTTCCCGCGCCGGTTCTGCCCTATTCTGCGCCAGCCTTGACCATATCGGCCCCTTTGCTCGCTCGGTGCGCGATATTGCCCTCAGCTTTGATCTCATGCACGGGCCCGATCCCCGCGATCCGGTGTGCAGTTCTCGACCCGCCGAACCAACCCTGTCACAATTGGATCGGGGCATCGACGGATTGCGAATTGCTGTCGCTGATGGCTACTTTGCCACAGGCGGACAGCCAGAGGTGTTTGCCGCTGTGGAAACTGTCGCCCGGGCCTTGGGCGCGACGGAGCGCATTATCTTACCTGAAGCACACCGCGCCCGCGCTGCTGCGTATCTAATCACCACCTGCGAAGGCAGCAATCTGCACTTGCCAAACCTGAAGACGCGCCCCCACGACTTTGACCCCGCCACGCGCGATCGCTTTTTGTCCGGTGCGCTTATCCCTGCCAGTTGGTATCTCCAGGCGCAGCGGTTTCGGCGCTGGTATGGCGATCGCCTTGCGGAACTCTTTCAGCACGTCGATCTAATCCTTGCACCCACCACGCCCTGTGCCGCGCCGCTGATTGGGCAAGAAACCATAACCCTTGGCGGGCAAGAAATGCTCACCCGCCCCAACTTGGGATTGTATACACAACCGCTTTCTTTCATTGGGCTGCCGATCTTATCTGTCCCCGTACAGCAGTCAGGCGGGCTGCCCCTCGGCGTGCAAATCATCGCCGCGCCCTACAATGAATCACTGGTGCTCCGAGCAGGCGCATTTTTGGAACAGGCTGGCGTAGTTGCGGCTCCGGTGGCACGGGTTTGA
- a CDS encoding MFS transporter: MQRIDPDLVPLRMITSDEEGDRPQPPTPAERHSSDRYRGQVGQWESPTSDDPSPLQNAAKNGKLPENGKSSQNGKAADTPDLAVPEPSAASLLETSPEPSGHQTDEPANPDAATIHAGKSTGDDSQDSDTLDSERGFLPVLRNRNFLALWSGQVFSQLADKVYLVLMIMLITSRFQSAGQTVSGWVSSVMVAFTIPAVLFGSVAGVFVDHWSKKAVLVATNLLRGGLVLVLPPLLWISQGWSPLAGIPVGFLVLLSVTFLVSTLTQFFAPAEQAAIPMLVERKHLLSANSLYTTTMMASVIVGFAVGEPLLALADGAIAHVAAQFGLTLNIGKELIVGLSYALAGILLLLIQPHETIDQSKDDLPPVWENIRDGLRYLKQQRRVRAALIQLIVLFSIFAALAVLAVRLAEVMPAIKSSQFGFLLAAGGVGMALGAVTLGHLGTRLRRHRLSLYGALGMGAALAALSFFTQQLVPTLLLLVLFGACAAIVAIPLQTVIQEETPEEMRGKVFGLQNNAVNIALSLPLALAGVAETLLGLRVVFLGLAAVAIAAGVLTRSISASDPATVSQTIK, from the coding sequence ATGCAACGGATTGATCCCGACCTGGTTCCCCTGCGGATGATCACTTCTGATGAAGAAGGCGATCGCCCCCAACCGCCCACCCCTGCTGAGCGGCACAGTTCCGACCGCTATCGAGGCCAGGTCGGACAGTGGGAATCCCCCACATCAGATGATCCGTCACCCCTCCAGAACGCGGCGAAAAACGGCAAGTTGCCGGAGAACGGCAAGTCTTCTCAAAATGGCAAGGCGGCGGACACCCCCGATTTAGCCGTGCCTGAACCCTCGGCTGCATCTCTGCTAGAAACCAGCCCAGAACCCAGCGGCCACCAGACCGACGAACCTGCCAACCCAGACGCTGCCACTATCCACGCGGGAAAATCTACAGGAGACGACTCTCAGGACTCCGACACGCTAGACTCGGAGCGCGGCTTTTTGCCCGTGCTGCGGAACCGCAACTTTTTGGCGCTGTGGAGTGGGCAGGTGTTTTCCCAGCTTGCCGATAAGGTCTACCTGGTGCTAATGATCATGCTCATCACCAGCCGCTTTCAGTCCGCGGGGCAAACGGTGAGCGGCTGGGTGTCGTCGGTGATGGTGGCGTTCACCATTCCGGCGGTGCTGTTTGGCTCGGTAGCTGGCGTGTTTGTCGATCATTGGTCCAAAAAGGCCGTACTGGTGGCGACGAACCTGCTGCGGGGTGGGCTGGTGCTGGTGCTGCCGCCGCTGTTGTGGATTTCTCAGGGCTGGTCGCCGCTGGCGGGCATTCCGGTTGGCTTTTTGGTGCTGCTGAGCGTAACGTTTCTGGTGTCCACGCTGACGCAATTTTTCGCCCCGGCAGAGCAGGCGGCGATTCCCATGCTGGTAGAGCGCAAGCATTTGCTGTCTGCCAATTCGCTCTATACCACGACGATGATGGCCTCGGTGATCGTGGGGTTTGCCGTAGGGGAACCACTGCTGGCGCTGGCCGATGGGGCGATCGCCCACGTTGCGGCCCAGTTTGGGCTAACCCTGAACATCGGCAAGGAACTCATTGTTGGTCTGAGCTACGCCCTGGCAGGAATACTGCTGCTGCTGATCCAGCCCCACGAAACCATCGACCAGTCCAAAGACGACCTACCCCCCGTCTGGGAAAACATCCGCGACGGGCTGCGCTATCTCAAACAGCAAAGGCGAGTGCGGGCGGCGCTGATCCAGCTCATTGTGCTGTTCTCCATCTTTGCGGCACTGGCAGTGCTGGCGGTGCGACTGGCGGAGGTGATGCCCGCCATCAAGTCATCGCAGTTTGGCTTCTTGCTGGCAGCGGGTGGGGTCGGCATGGCGCTGGGCGCGGTGACTCTGGGGCATTTGGGCACGCGCCTGCGGAGACATCGCCTCAGCCTCTATGGGGCGCTGGGCATGGGTGCAGCATTGGCGGCCTTGTCCTTCTTTACCCAACAGTTGGTGCCGACACTGCTGTTGCTTGTGCTGTTTGGCGCTTGCGCGGCGATCGTGGCCATTCCGCTGCAAACCGTCATTCAAGAAGAAACGCCAGAAGAGATGCGAGGCAAAGTGTTTGGGTTGCAAAACAATGCAGTGAACATCGCCCTCAGTCTGCCGCTGGCGCTGGCGGGTGTGGCAGAGACGCTGCTGGGTCTGCGGGTGGTGTTTCTGGGGCTGGCGGCTGTGGCGATCGCCGCTGGTGTCCTCACTCGGTCCATCAGCGCTTCTGATCCTGCCACCGTATCGCAAACGATTAAATGA
- the secE gene encoding preprotein translocase subunit SecE — translation MAEKSGFNVSEFLKGTKEELDKVVWPSRQQLVSESLAVILMVTLSATIIYLFDNFFIWAAGKVF, via the coding sequence ATCGCCGAAAAATCAGGGTTTAACGTTTCTGAGTTCCTCAAAGGAACCAAAGAAGAATTAGATAAAGTCGTCTGGCCGAGCCGTCAGCAGTTGGTCAGTGAATCGCTTGCCGTCATCCTGATGGTGACCCTCTCCGCTACGATCATTTATCTATTTGATAACTTCTTCATCTGGGCTGCCGGAAAGGTGTTCTAA
- a CDS encoding FG-GAP repeat domain-containing protein: MSRSAGKWQRLSSDLPSDSPSDSPSDLPSDLPSDLPSQFVNCGLSHGPNVWRRSLSVAIALCLSSCAETAIEATRVGTPNVLAGEPVSNVAATTTEATEVELNDALDQPKELREGPVQVRFRYRQDAEAWSGEVQYTLLYNGQPQLEQTQESTAYGGVRLQDLDADGTAEVIIRTYSGGAHCCTNHTIHRWQGNRFQTTETGFRDGEGGSFRDLDGDGRLEFVAFDNAFLYAFSSYAGSFPPSQIWALQDGQFVDVTRQYPEELRAIANQMREAVLTVQADTNEVNGILAGYVAQMILLGEYEQGWAFMLANYDRTSDWGLEIYKDGQVVYRYPDFPAALEAFLTEQGYLPAGGSAAR, from the coding sequence ATGAGCCGAAGTGCAGGAAAATGGCAGCGACTATCAAGTGATTTGCCCAGTGATTCGCCGAGTGATTCGCCCAGCGATTTGCCCAGCGATTTGCCCAGCGATTTGCCCAGCCAATTTGTCAATTGCGGGTTGAGCCACGGGCCGAATGTTTGGCGGCGATCGCTCTCTGTGGCGATCGCGCTATGCCTGAGCAGTTGCGCTGAAACGGCGATTGAGGCGACTAGGGTTGGAACCCCGAATGTACTCGCAGGCGAGCCAGTCAGCAACGTAGCGGCCACGACAACCGAGGCGACTGAGGTAGAACTGAACGACGCGCTAGATCAGCCGAAAGAACTGCGTGAAGGGCCGGTGCAGGTGCGCTTTCGCTATCGTCAGGATGCCGAAGCCTGGAGCGGCGAAGTCCAGTATACGCTGCTGTATAACGGGCAGCCCCAGCTAGAACAAACCCAGGAAAGCACAGCCTACGGTGGAGTAAGGTTGCAAGACCTAGATGCAGACGGCACGGCTGAAGTGATCATCCGCACCTATTCTGGTGGGGCGCACTGCTGCACTAACCACACCATTCACCGCTGGCAGGGCAATCGCTTCCAGACCACAGAAACAGGTTTCCGCGATGGCGAAGGCGGCAGTTTTCGAGATCTAGATGGCGACGGACGACTGGAGTTTGTCGCGTTTGACAATGCCTTTCTCTATGCCTTTAGCAGCTACGCTGGCTCATTTCCGCCATCTCAAATTTGGGCGCTGCAAGACGGACAGTTTGTAGACGTGACCCGGCAGTATCCAGAAGAACTGAGGGCGATCGCCAACCAGATGCGCGAAGCCGTACTGACCGTTCAAGCAGACACCAACGAAGTCAACGGCATTCTAGCAGGCTACGTGGCGCAGATGATTCTGCTGGGCGAATACGAGCAGGGCTGGGCGTTCATGCTGGCCAACTATGATCGCACCTCAGATTGGGGACTAGAAATCTACAAAGACGGGCAGGTTGTCTATCGGTATCCCGACTTTCCTGCCGCCCTCGAAGCATTTTTGACTGAGCAGGGCTACCTTCCGGCTGGAGGTTCTGCCGCCCGATAG